Proteins encoded by one window of Roseibium sp. Sym1:
- the rhaI gene encoding L-rhamnose catabolism isomerase produces the protein MMIDTALIASENEARTETLRRDYDILGERLDRQDISIDAIKDKVAAYGVAIPSWGVGTGGTRFARFPGKGEPRHIFDKLEDCAVIHELTRATPNVSLHIPWDKADPAELKAKAQTLGLGFDAMNSNTFQDQDGQERSYKFGSLTHTDAATRRQAIEHNLECIEIGKTLGSRALTIWIGDGSNFPGQVNFTRQFERYLEAAKEIYAGLPDDWRLFTEHKMYEPAFYSTVVQDWGTNYMIARELGDRACCLVDLGHHAPNVNIEMIVARLIQFGKLGGFHFNDSKYGDDDLDTASIDPYRLFLVFNELVDAETRHAPGFDPAHMLDQSHNVTDPIESLMVSAMEVQRAYAQALIVDRPALTGFQEDNDALMATTTLKTAFRTDVEPILAMARLENGGAADPVAAYRAAGYRQKVAEIRPEVSGAGGGIV, from the coding sequence ATGATGATCGACACGGCACTGATCGCCAGCGAAAACGAGGCACGGACCGAAACGCTCAGGCGCGACTACGACATTCTGGGCGAGCGGTTGGACCGGCAAGACATTTCCATTGACGCCATCAAGGACAAGGTCGCCGCCTATGGCGTTGCCATTCCGTCCTGGGGCGTCGGCACCGGCGGCACGCGCTTCGCCCGGTTTCCCGGCAAGGGCGAACCGCGGCACATCTTCGACAAGCTGGAAGATTGCGCCGTCATTCACGAGCTGACACGGGCAACGCCGAACGTCTCCCTGCACATTCCCTGGGACAAGGCCGACCCGGCCGAGCTGAAGGCAAAGGCCCAAACCCTCGGGCTTGGCTTCGACGCCATGAACTCCAACACCTTCCAGGACCAGGACGGCCAGGAGCGCTCCTACAAGTTCGGCTCCCTCACCCACACGGATGCGGCCACGCGCCGGCAGGCCATCGAACACAATCTGGAATGCATCGAGATCGGCAAGACGCTCGGGTCCAGGGCCCTGACCATCTGGATCGGCGACGGCTCCAATTTCCCCGGCCAGGTCAATTTCACCCGCCAGTTCGAACGCTATCTGGAGGCCGCGAAAGAGATCTATGCCGGCCTGCCGGACGACTGGCGGCTCTTCACCGAACACAAGATGTACGAACCGGCCTTCTATTCAACGGTCGTGCAGGATTGGGGCACCAACTACATGATCGCGCGGGAGCTGGGCGACAGGGCCTGCTGCCTCGTCGATCTCGGCCACCATGCGCCCAACGTCAACATCGAGATGATCGTCGCCCGGCTGATCCAGTTCGGCAAGCTCGGCGGCTTCCATTTCAATGACAGCAAATACGGCGACGACGATCTCGACACGGCCTCGATCGATCCCTACCGCCTGTTCCTGGTGTTCAACGAACTGGTCGACGCGGAAACCCGCCATGCTCCAGGCTTCGATCCGGCGCACATGCTCGACCAGTCGCACAACGTCACCGATCCGATCGAAAGCCTGATGGTCTCGGCCATGGAGGTCCAGCGCGCCTATGCCCAGGCCCTCATCGTCGACCGCCCCGCCCTGACCGGCTTCCAGGAAGACAACGACGCCCTGATGGCAACGACCACGCTGAAGACAGCCTTCCGCACCGATGTCGAACCGATCCTGGCCATGGCCCGTCTCGAAAACGGCGGCGCCGCCGACCCGGTCGCCGCCTACCGCGCGGCCGGCTACCGCCAGAAGGTCGCGGAAATCCGCCCGGAAGTTTCGGGCGCCGGCGGCGGGATCGTCTGA
- a CDS encoding bifunctional rhamnulose-1-phosphate aldolase/short-chain dehydrogenase — MLNSAAGSRLADLWDDQKASGMNEAELLLYRSNLLGSDKRITNYGGGNTSAKAMEKDPLTGEMAEVLWVKGSGGDVGTIKMDGFATLYMDKLRALKGIYRGVEFEDEMVGYLPHCTFNLNPRAASIDTPLHAYVPKKHVDHMHPDAIIAIAAASDSKAITQEIFGSDIGWLPWKRPGYELGLWLEKFCLENPDSRGVVLESHGLFTWADDAKTCYETTLEIINKAIAWFEQKTAGKEAFGGSKHRALAPAERRAVAAKLMPAIRGMVSGKQHMVGHFDDSDAVLEFVCSKDMEALAALGTSCPDHFLRTKIRPLVVDFDPNTPDVDETLSGLGAAVEAYRDDYAAYYGRCKHDDSPALRDPNAVVYLVPGVGMITFAKDKATARISGEFYTNAINVMRGASSVSTYCGLPEQEAFDIEYWLLEEAKLQRMPKPKSLAGKIALVTGGAGGIGSATAERFLREGACVVLADIDADALGAAADNLSGRYSKDVVRAVTMDVTSEEAVADSFARAALEFGGVDILVSNAGIASSAPIEETTLDLWNRNMSILSTGYFLVSRSAFQVMKTQGVGGSIIFIGSKNGLAASPGASAYCTAKASELHLARCLALEGAPDGIRVNVVNPDAVLRGSKIWSGDWLKERAEAYGKDTSELEEHYRQRSLLKRSVLPEDIAEASYFFASEASAKSTGNIINVDAGNVQAFTR, encoded by the coding sequence ATGTTGAATTCCGCTGCCGGGTCCCGGCTGGCCGATCTGTGGGATGACCAGAAGGCCTCCGGCATGAACGAGGCGGAGCTTCTGCTCTACCGTTCCAATCTCCTCGGATCCGACAAGCGCATCACCAACTATGGCGGCGGCAACACCTCGGCCAAGGCGATGGAAAAGGACCCGCTGACTGGCGAGATGGCGGAAGTGCTCTGGGTCAAGGGCTCGGGCGGCGATGTCGGCACCATCAAGATGGACGGCTTCGCGACGCTCTACATGGACAAGCTCCGTGCCCTGAAAGGCATCTATCGCGGCGTCGAGTTCGAAGACGAGATGGTCGGCTACCTGCCCCATTGCACCTTCAACCTCAATCCGCGCGCCGCCTCCATCGACACGCCCCTTCATGCCTATGTGCCGAAGAAACATGTCGACCACATGCATCCGGACGCGATCATCGCGATTGCGGCTGCCAGCGACAGCAAGGCGATCACCCAGGAGATCTTCGGCAGCGACATCGGCTGGCTGCCCTGGAAGCGCCCCGGCTACGAACTCGGCCTGTGGCTGGAAAAATTCTGCCTCGAGAACCCGGATTCGCGCGGCGTCGTTCTGGAAAGCCACGGCCTCTTCACCTGGGCCGACGATGCGAAGACCTGCTACGAAACCACGCTGGAAATCATCAACAAGGCCATTGCCTGGTTCGAGCAGAAGACCGCCGGCAAGGAGGCCTTCGGCGGCTCGAAACACCGGGCACTTGCCCCGGCGGAGCGCCGAGCCGTTGCCGCGAAACTCATGCCGGCCATCCGCGGCATGGTGTCCGGCAAGCAGCACATGGTCGGTCATTTCGACGACAGCGACGCGGTGCTGGAATTCGTCTGCTCGAAGGACATGGAGGCGCTCGCCGCCCTCGGCACAAGCTGTCCGGACCACTTCCTCAGGACCAAGATCCGCCCGCTGGTGGTCGACTTCGACCCGAACACACCGGATGTCGACGAGACCCTGTCCGGCCTCGGCGCCGCCGTCGAGGCTTACCGGGACGATTACGCCGCCTATTACGGCCGCTGCAAGCATGACGACAGCCCGGCTCTGCGCGATCCCAACGCGGTTGTCTATCTGGTCCCCGGCGTCGGCATGATCACCTTCGCCAAGGACAAGGCGACCGCGCGCATCTCGGGCGAATTCTATACCAACGCCATCAACGTCATGCGCGGCGCCTCCAGCGTCTCCACCTATTGCGGCCTGCCTGAGCAGGAAGCCTTCGACATCGAATACTGGCTGCTGGAAGAAGCGAAACTCCAGCGCATGCCCAAGCCGAAGAGCCTTGCCGGCAAGATCGCCCTCGTGACCGGCGGCGCCGGCGGCATCGGCTCGGCCACGGCGGAACGGTTCCTGCGCGAAGGCGCCTGCGTGGTCCTTGCGGACATCGATGCCGATGCCCTTGGCGCGGCCGCCGACAATCTTTCCGGACGCTATTCGAAGGACGTTGTCCGCGCCGTCACCATGGATGTCACCAGCGAGGAAGCTGTCGCCGACAGCTTCGCCCGCGCGGCGCTGGAATTCGGCGGCGTCGACATCCTGGTGTCGAACGCCGGCATTGCCTCGTCCGCGCCCATCGAGGAGACGACGCTAGACCTGTGGAACCGCAACATGTCGATCCTGTCGACAGGTTACTTCCTGGTCTCGCGTTCCGCCTTCCAGGTCATGAAGACCCAGGGTGTCGGCGGTTCGATCATCTTCATCGGTTCCAAGAACGGCCTTGCCGCCTCGCCCGGTGCCAGCGCCTATTGCACCGCCAAGGCCTCCGAGCTGCATCTCGCCCGTTGCCTCGCGCTGGAAGGCGCTCCGGACGGCATCCGCGTCAACGTGGTCAATCCGGACGCGGTCCTGCGCGGGTCCAAGATCTGGTCGGGCGACTGGCTCAAGGAACGCGCAGAGGCCTATGGCAAGGACACGTCGGAGCTGGAGGAGCATTACCGCCAGCGCTCGCTGCTGAAACGCTCCGTGCTGCCGGAGGACATTGCCGAGGCAAGCTACTTCTTTGCCTCCGAGGCCTCCGCGAAATCGACCGGCAACATCATCAATGTCGATGCCGGCAACGTCCAGGCGTTCACGCGGTAA
- a CDS encoding DeoR/GlpR family DNA-binding transcription regulator, which yields MHEKERHRIILSAVQDRPVVTVQELVALTDSSEATIRRDIAQLHVQKKLRRVRGGAESIHPPQFVGLAGRPFSVNETINIAQKRAIAQKAVDLCEDGDAIIVNGGTTTFQMVHPLATKRCQVFTNSFPIAEHLLKNSKNTIMLSGGVIYREQNIILSPFDNDVTRNFYAKRMFMGAQGLGPLGLMEADPLLIQAEQKLIGQADELVVLVDSSKFSARSSLILCALDRISTVITDDGITDSAAKMLEQADINLIVAPVSAAQSKATSNG from the coding sequence ATGCACGAGAAAGAACGCCACAGGATCATATTGTCCGCAGTCCAGGATCGTCCGGTCGTGACGGTGCAGGAACTGGTGGCGTTGACGGATTCCTCCGAGGCAACCATCCGCAGGGATATTGCCCAGCTGCATGTTCAGAAGAAGCTGCGCCGTGTCAGGGGCGGGGCGGAGTCGATACATCCGCCGCAATTCGTCGGCCTGGCCGGCCGGCCGTTCAGCGTCAACGAAACGATCAACATCGCGCAGAAACGCGCAATCGCTCAAAAGGCGGTGGATCTGTGCGAGGACGGCGACGCAATCATCGTCAATGGCGGAACGACCACGTTCCAGATGGTGCATCCGCTGGCGACCAAGCGCTGCCAAGTGTTCACCAACTCGTTTCCGATTGCCGAGCATCTCCTGAAGAATTCCAAGAACACCATCATGCTGTCGGGCGGGGTGATCTACCGCGAACAGAACATCATCCTCAGTCCCTTCGACAATGACGTGACCCGGAACTTCTACGCCAAGCGCATGTTCATGGGCGCCCAGGGCCTGGGGCCGCTGGGCCTGATGGAAGCGGATCCGCTGCTGATCCAGGCGGAGCAGAAGCTGATCGGCCAGGCGGACGAGCTGGTGGTCCTGGTGGACAGTTCGAAATTCAGTGCACGGTCCAGCCTGATCCTGTGCGCGCTCGACCGGATATCGACCGTCATCACCGATGACGGCATCACGGACAGCGCGGCCAAGATGCTGGAGCAGGCCGACATCAATCTGATCGTGGCGCCGGTGAGCGCCGCACAGAGCAAGGCGACCTCGAACGGGTAG
- the rhaS gene encoding rhamnose ABC transporter substrate-binding protein codes for MKLWKSLLAATAVAAVTIAGPAQAEDKRIALVVKALGIGFFEAAAKGAEEAAKELGDVEIIYTGPTDTTAEGQIEVINALIAQKVDAIAISANDQDALVPALKKAMDRGITVISWDSGVAPEGRQLHLNPSSNPLIGNMIIKLAADHLPDGGDVAVLSASATATNQNIWIEEMNKVKDNYPGINVVATVYGDDLADKSYREAQGLMQTYPDLKAIIAPTSVGIVAAAQAVSDAEKAGQINVTGLGLPSEMAGHIESGASKSFAIWNPIDLGYSATMLAYNLATGKAEAAPGAEIEMGRMGTLTLNDSNEGAMADPFVYDSSNIDDFKDIF; via the coding sequence ATGAAACTCTGGAAATCACTTCTGGCCGCAACTGCCGTTGCCGCCGTCACAATCGCCGGGCCGGCCCAGGCCGAGGACAAGCGCATCGCCCTCGTGGTCAAGGCGCTTGGCATCGGCTTCTTTGAAGCTGCCGCGAAAGGCGCGGAAGAGGCCGCCAAGGAACTCGGCGATGTCGAGATCATCTATACCGGCCCGACCGACACCACGGCCGAAGGCCAGATCGAGGTCATCAATGCGCTGATCGCCCAGAAGGTCGACGCCATCGCGATCTCCGCCAACGACCAGGATGCCCTGGTGCCGGCCCTGAAGAAGGCCATGGACCGCGGCATCACCGTCATCTCCTGGGATTCGGGTGTCGCGCCGGAGGGCCGTCAGCTGCATCTGAACCCGTCGTCCAATCCGCTGATCGGCAACATGATCATCAAGCTGGCCGCCGATCACCTGCCCGACGGCGGTGACGTCGCCGTTCTTTCCGCCTCCGCGACCGCCACGAACCAGAACATCTGGATCGAGGAAATGAACAAGGTCAAGGACAACTACCCGGGCATCAACGTGGTCGCGACCGTCTATGGTGACGACCTTGCCGACAAGTCCTACCGCGAAGCCCAGGGCCTGATGCAGACCTATCCGGACCTGAAGGCCATCATCGCGCCGACCTCCGTCGGCATCGTTGCCGCTGCCCAGGCTGTTTCCGATGCGGAGAAAGCCGGCCAGATCAACGTGACCGGTCTTGGCCTGCCGTCCGAAATGGCCGGTCATATCGAATCCGGCGCGTCCAAGTCCTTCGCGATCTGGAACCCGATCGATCTCGGCTACTCCGCCACCATGCTGGCCTACAACCTGGCCACCGGAAAGGCCGAGGCAGCGCCGGGCGCGGAAATCGAAATGGGCCGCATGGGCACGCTGACGCTCAACGACAGCAACGAAGGCGCGATGGCGGATCCGTTCGTCTATGACAGCTCGAACATCGACGACTTCAAGGACATCTTCTAA
- a CDS encoding sugar ABC transporter ATP-binding protein — MVMLANTQGSADVHPQSGDAVSPVLSLKGVSKSFPGVKALSEVSLELHPGEVTALVGENGAGKSTIVKVLTGIYQPDEGEIRIGGAPVTFPTAQDAGRAGVTAIHQETVLFDDLSVAENIFIGHAPKTKFGLIDRKAMVDRARALLDRIGAKIDPAVTLKDLGIANKHLVAIARALSIDASIVIMDEPTASLSHKEIEETYELVERLKAEGKAILFISHKFDEIFRIADRYTVFRDGQMVGAGKIAEVGEQELVKLMVGRSVDQVFPKRSPQLGDEVLKVVGYSHPTEFEDIGFSLRAGEILGFYGLVGAGRSEFMQALFGITKPSKGAIRIDDQVAVIRDPNQAIGHGIVYVPEDRGKQGAIKGLPIFQNVSLPSLKETSRNGFLRLAEEFRLARDYTQRLDLRAAALDQDIGELSGGNQQKVVIAKWLATKPRVIILDEPTKGIDIGSKAAVHEFMAELAAQGLAVIMVSSEIPEILGMSDRVIVMREGRIAAEYEGDDLTPEHLVRAAAGITEVRS, encoded by the coding sequence ATGGTCATGCTTGCGAACACGCAGGGCAGTGCGGACGTGCATCCGCAATCGGGCGACGCCGTCAGCCCCGTTCTGTCCCTGAAGGGAGTCTCCAAGTCCTTCCCGGGCGTCAAGGCGCTCTCGGAAGTCTCGCTGGAACTCCATCCCGGCGAGGTCACCGCGCTGGTGGGGGAAAACGGTGCCGGTAAATCGACCATCGTCAAGGTTCTGACCGGTATCTACCAGCCGGACGAGGGCGAGATCCGGATCGGCGGTGCGCCCGTCACCTTCCCGACCGCGCAGGATGCGGGCCGGGCAGGGGTCACGGCCATTCACCAGGAAACGGTCCTGTTCGACGATCTTTCGGTGGCCGAAAACATCTTTATCGGCCACGCACCGAAGACGAAATTCGGACTGATCGATCGCAAGGCCATGGTGGACAGGGCGCGGGCGCTGTTGGACCGGATCGGCGCGAAGATCGATCCTGCCGTAACCCTCAAGGATCTCGGCATCGCCAACAAGCACCTGGTGGCCATCGCCCGGGCGCTGTCCATCGATGCCAGCATCGTCATCATGGACGAGCCGACAGCATCGCTGTCGCACAAGGAAATCGAGGAAACCTACGAGCTGGTCGAGCGGCTGAAGGCCGAAGGCAAGGCGATCCTCTTCATCAGCCACAAGTTCGACGAGATCTTTCGCATTGCGGACCGCTACACGGTTTTCCGCGACGGCCAGATGGTCGGGGCCGGCAAGATCGCGGAGGTCGGAGAGCAGGAGCTGGTCAAGCTGATGGTCGGCCGTTCCGTCGACCAGGTGTTCCCGAAGCGCAGTCCGCAGCTGGGCGACGAGGTCCTGAAGGTGGTCGGCTATTCGCACCCGACCGAATTCGAGGATATCGGCTTTTCACTACGGGCCGGCGAGATCCTGGGGTTCTACGGACTGGTCGGCGCGGGCCGCAGCGAATTCATGCAGGCTCTCTTTGGCATCACCAAACCGTCCAAGGGCGCGATCCGCATCGATGACCAGGTTGCCGTCATCCGCGACCCGAACCAGGCCATCGGCCACGGCATCGTCTATGTGCCGGAGGATCGCGGCAAGCAGGGCGCGATCAAGGGATTGCCGATCTTTCAGAATGTCTCCCTGCCGTCGCTGAAGGAAACGTCCCGAAACGGGTTCCTGAGGCTGGCCGAGGAATTCAGGCTGGCGCGCGACTACACGCAGCGGCTGGACCTGCGGGCCGCCGCGCTCGACCAGGATATCGGCGAGCTTTCCGGCGGCAACCAGCAGAAGGTGGTCATCGCCAAGTGGCTGGCCACGAAGCCGCGGGTGATCATCCTGGACGAACCGACAAAGGGCATCGACATCGGGTCCAAGGCCGCGGTTCACGAGTTCATGGCCGAACTCGCCGCCCAAGGCCTGGCCGTCATCATGGTGTCTTCGGAAATTCCGGAAATCCTCGGCATGTCCGACCGGGTCATCGTCATGCGCGAAGGGCGCATTGCCGCCGAATATGAAGGCGATGACCTGACACCCGAACATCTGGTGCGCGCGGCGGCCGGCATCACGGAGGTGCGCTCATGA
- a CDS encoding ABC transporter permease has product MIPPVLKSREAILAGAILILVGAIASRFPAFVAPSNLANVFNDTAPLIILALGQMVVILTRCIDLSVAANLALTGMVVAMLNTAMPGLPVPLILLIAVSLGALMGLFNGLLVWRLDIPPIVVTLGTMTIYRGIIFVISGGEWINAHEMSDAFKAFPREVVLGLPVLSWIAILVVLGFVVLIGRTPLGRAFFAVGGNPHAAVYTGINVGLTQCAAYVISGALAGLTGYLWVARYAVAYVDIAGGFELEVVAACVIGGISIAGGIGSVGGALLGALFLGIVKNALPVINISPFWQLAISGSAIIIAVAFNATSNRTKGRVILKKAEHAA; this is encoded by the coding sequence ATGATCCCGCCGGTTCTGAAATCCCGCGAGGCGATCCTGGCGGGTGCGATCCTCATCCTGGTCGGTGCCATCGCCTCGCGCTTCCCCGCCTTCGTCGCGCCGTCGAACCTCGCCAATGTCTTCAATGACACGGCGCCACTGATCATCCTGGCCCTGGGGCAGATGGTCGTGATCCTGACCCGCTGCATCGATCTCTCCGTCGCGGCCAACCTTGCGTTGACGGGCATGGTGGTTGCCATGCTGAACACGGCGATGCCCGGCCTGCCGGTGCCGCTGATCCTTCTGATCGCCGTCAGCCTCGGTGCGCTCATGGGGCTTTTCAACGGGCTGCTGGTCTGGCGGCTGGACATTCCGCCGATCGTGGTGACGCTCGGCACCATGACCATCTACCGGGGCATCATTTTCGTGATTTCCGGCGGCGAGTGGATCAACGCCCACGAGATGAGCGATGCCTTCAAGGCGTTCCCGCGCGAGGTCGTGCTCGGCCTGCCTGTGCTGTCCTGGATCGCGATCCTGGTGGTGCTGGGCTTTGTCGTCCTGATCGGGCGCACACCGCTCGGCCGGGCATTCTTTGCCGTCGGCGGCAATCCGCATGCCGCTGTCTATACCGGCATCAATGTCGGTCTGACCCAGTGTGCCGCCTATGTGATTTCCGGCGCGCTGGCCGGGTTGACGGGCTACCTCTGGGTGGCGCGTTATGCGGTCGCCTATGTCGACATCGCGGGCGGGTTCGAACTTGAAGTGGTCGCGGCCTGCGTCATCGGCGGCATCTCGATTGCCGGCGGTATCGGGTCGGTCGGCGGTGCACTGCTCGGGGCCCTGTTCCTCGGCATCGTCAAGAACGCCCTGCCGGTGATCAACATCTCGCCCTTCTGGCAGCTGGCCATTTCCGGCAGTGCCATCATCATCGCGGTCGCCTTCAACGCCACGTCTAACCGGACCAAGGGCCGGGTGATCCTGAAAAAAGCGGAGCATGCGGCATGA
- a CDS encoding ABC transporter permease, whose amino-acid sequence MSVTAPDTSPAGRQIPDRLKSPLQRFLGSWELLLLGVAVAVFILNSFASPYFLDPWNLSDATFNFTEKAMIAFAMALLIISGEIDLSVASIIALASTAMGFAVQMGADTPVLVLIGLGVGLACGAFNGVLVTGFGLPSIVVTIGTMSLFRGISYIVLGDKAYTGYPSSFAFFGQGYVWWVISFELLLFALLAVVFAVILHRTNFGRTVYVIGNNPVGALFSGIRVTRVKFALFLLTGLMSGVAAICLTSRLGATRPSIAFGWELEVVTMVVLGGVSILGGSGSIPGVVIAAFVMGMVTFGFGLLNVPGIVMSIFIGLLLIGVIALPRIARQLLAKRKV is encoded by the coding sequence ATGAGCGTCACCGCACCTGACACCAGTCCCGCCGGACGGCAGATCCCGGACCGGCTGAAATCGCCGCTGCAGCGTTTCCTGGGGAGCTGGGAGCTGCTGCTGCTCGGTGTGGCCGTCGCCGTTTTCATCCTGAACAGCTTCGCCTCGCCCTATTTTCTCGACCCGTGGAACCTTTCCGACGCGACCTTCAACTTCACCGAAAAGGCGATGATCGCCTTTGCCATGGCCCTGCTGATCATTTCCGGCGAGATCGATCTGTCCGTCGCCTCGATCATTGCGCTGGCGTCGACCGCCATGGGCTTTGCCGTGCAGATGGGCGCGGACACGCCGGTGCTGGTGCTGATCGGTCTCGGCGTCGGGCTGGCCTGCGGCGCGTTCAACGGCGTGCTGGTCACCGGCTTCGGTCTGCCGTCCATTGTGGTCACCATCGGCACCATGAGCCTGTTCCGGGGCATCTCCTACATCGTGCTCGGCGACAAGGCCTATACCGGTTATCCCTCCAGCTTCGCCTTTTTCGGACAAGGCTATGTCTGGTGGGTGATCTCCTTTGAGCTGCTGCTGTTCGCGCTGCTGGCCGTTGTCTTCGCCGTGATCCTGCACAGGACCAATTTCGGCAGGACCGTCTATGTCATCGGCAACAACCCGGTGGGAGCGCTCTTTTCCGGTATCCGGGTGACACGGGTGAAATTCGCCCTGTTCCTGCTGACCGGGCTGATGTCAGGCGTCGCCGCGATCTGCCTGACCTCGCGGCTCGGCGCGACCCGGCCTTCCATCGCCTTCGGCTGGGAGCTTGAGGTCGTCACCATGGTCGTGCTTGGCGGGGTCAGCATTCTGGGCGGTTCGGGCTCCATTCCGGGTGTGGTGATCGCCGCCTTCGTTATGGGTATGGTCACTTTCGGCTTCGGGCTGTTGAACGTGCCCGGCATTGTCATGTCGATTTTCATCGGCCTGCTGCTGATCGGCGTGATCGCCCTGCCGCGTATCGCCCGCCAGCTCCTGGCAAAACGCAAGGTCTGA
- the rhaM gene encoding L-rhamnose mutarotase, producing MEKIAFKMQLNPGMEAEYRKRHDEIWPELVSLLKEAGIKDYSIHLDRETNILFGVLWREDGHRMDDLPNHPVMQKWWAHMADIMASHPNNEPVVTALETVFHLD from the coding sequence ATGGAAAAAATCGCCTTCAAGATGCAGCTGAACCCGGGCATGGAAGCGGAATACAGGAAACGCCACGACGAGATCTGGCCGGAGCTGGTCTCGCTTCTGAAAGAGGCCGGTATCAAGGACTATTCGATCCATCTGGACCGGGAGACCAATATCCTCTTCGGTGTCCTGTGGCGCGAGGACGGCCACAGGATGGACGACCTGCCCAATCATCCGGTGATGCAGAAATGGTGGGCGCATATGGCCGACATCATGGCCTCGCACCCGAACAACGAGCCCGTCGTCACGGCGCTTGAAACCGTTTTTCACCTGGACTGA
- a CDS encoding FGGY-family carbohydrate kinase, which translates to MSDIRHVGVIDIGKTNVKVAVVDLAGEREIGVLSRPNQVLPGPPYPHYDLEGHWTFICEALADLNRQHRIDALSVTTHGASAVLLDRAGKLAAPMLDYEFDGPDSLAADYDAIRPDFAETGSPRLSMGLNLGAQLHWQLRSDPELLDRVAMVLTYPQYWSFRLTGVAANEVTSLGCHTDLWCPGENRFSTLVDRLGLAGKMAPVKKAGDRLGTLLPAVAERTGLAAATPVACGIHDSNASLYPHLAARKPPFSVVSTGTWVIALAIGGRPVQLDPARDTLINVNAFGDPVPSARFMGGREFDIVTKGRDRTWSEADRVKVLETRAMLFPAVEPRSGPFQGRHSSWSVEETGLSDGERFVAVSWYLALMTAECLAMSGADGPVIVEGPFAKNALYLDMLGAATGRPVTVSGGSSTGTSIGAAMLVSGSDRLPAAEPDATGEASAPDPALEAYAEAWFRQLRAS; encoded by the coding sequence ATGAGCGATATCCGGCATGTCGGTGTAATCGATATCGGCAAGACCAACGTGAAGGTCGCCGTGGTCGATCTGGCCGGGGAGCGCGAGATCGGCGTGCTGAGCCGGCCGAACCAGGTGCTGCCCGGACCGCCTTATCCGCATTATGACCTTGAAGGCCACTGGACCTTCATCTGCGAGGCGCTGGCGGACCTCAACCGTCAACACCGGATCGATGCGCTCTCGGTAACGACCCATGGCGCCAGTGCCGTGCTGCTCGACAGGGCCGGCAAGCTTGCGGCGCCGATGCTCGACTATGAGTTCGACGGCCCGGACAGCCTTGCCGCCGACTACGACGCGATCCGTCCGGACTTCGCCGAAACCGGTTCGCCGCGTCTTTCCATGGGGCTCAATCTCGGCGCGCAGCTGCACTGGCAGCTGAGAAGCGATCCGGAGCTGCTTGACCGGGTCGCCATGGTTCTGACCTATCCGCAATACTGGAGCTTCCGGCTGACAGGTGTGGCGGCCAACGAGGTGACATCGCTCGGCTGTCACACCGATCTGTGGTGTCCGGGAGAGAACCGGTTTTCCACCCTGGTGGACCGGCTTGGTCTTGCAGGGAAAATGGCGCCGGTGAAGAAGGCGGGGGATCGTCTTGGAACGCTCCTGCCTGCGGTCGCCGAGCGCACCGGCCTGGCCGCTGCAACACCGGTTGCCTGCGGCATTCACGATTCCAATGCGTCGCTCTATCCGCATCTGGCTGCCAGAAAACCGCCGTTCTCGGTGGTCTCGACCGGTACCTGGGTGATCGCATTGGCGATTGGCGGCCGTCCTGTCCAGCTCGATCCGGCGCGCGATACGCTGATCAACGTCAACGCCTTCGGCGACCCGGTCCCCTCCGCCCGTTTCATGGGCGGCCGGGAATTCGACATCGTGACAAAGGGCCGGGACCGCACCTGGTCCGAAGCCGACAGGGTGAAGGTCCTTGAAACCCGGGCCATGCTGTTTCCGGCCGTGGAGCCGAGGTCCGGCCCCTTCCAGGGAAGGCATTCCAGCTGGAGCGTCGAGGAGACGGGCCTCAGTGATGGCGAACGGTTCGTCGCCGTCTCGTGGTACCTGGCCTTGATGACCGCCGAATGCCTTGCCATGAGCGGGGCGGACGGGCCGGTCATCGTCGAAGGGCCTTTTGCGAAAAACGCGCTTTACCTCGACATGCTGGGAGCGGCGACCGGGCGGCCGGTTACCGTCTCCGGAGGGTCGTCGACGGGCACGAGCATTGGCGCCGCGATGCTTGTTTCAGGATCGGACCGGCTGCCGGCGGCAGAGCCGGACGCGACAGGGGAGGCGAGCGCCCCCGATCCGGCGCTGGAGGCCTATGCCGAGGCCTGGTTCAGGCAGCTGCGGGCCTCATAA